The genomic window CCAACAACTCTTGTACGGTTCGTAAGTCCGCCCCGCCATTTAACAAGTGTGTAGCAAAGGAATGCCGAATCGCATGGGGACTTATTTTTTTTTGTACAGCTGTTTGTTGAATCTTTTTTTCCACAATCTTCCGAATGCTTCGATCACTTAATTGGTTCCCTCTATTATTAAGAAACAACGCGGTTGATTGCACGCCTTCTTTTAACAATTTCGGTCTCGCTTCTTGTAAATAATCATGCAAAGCCGCTTCAGCTTTTTTTCCAAAAGGAACATAGCGCTCACGCCGGCCTTTCCCGAACACTCGAACCGTTCCGCTTTGCCAATGAACTTGTTCAAGGTGTAACAAACTACATTCTGACACGCGAATGCCCGTAGCATAAAGCAATTCGATAATTGCTTTATCACGCCTATCATAAGGAGTATTTGTTGGTAGCAACCCTAACCAATGATCCATTTCCTCTTCGTATAAGAAGCGAGGTAGCTTCTTATCCTGTTTAGGAGAATACGCATGTAAAAAAGGATTGATCGTAAGAAATTCTTCTCTTTCTAAAAATTTCCCGAAGCTACGCAACGATGATAGTTTGCGGGCAATCGTACGTTTTG from Shouchella hunanensis includes these protein-coding regions:
- the xerC gene encoding tyrosine recombinase XerC, coding for MVESKEAQWLSWFVRYLEVEKNCSAWTVTHYSKDIEQLFTYLSTHTTKHLEELVHQDVRYFVSHLVDEGYSKRTIARKLSSLRSFGKFLEREEFLTINPFLHAYSPKQDKKLPRFLYEEEMDHWLGLLPTNTPYDRRDKAIIELLYATGIRVSECSLLHLEQVHWQSGTVRVFGKGRRERYVPFGKKAEAALHDYLQEARPKLLKEGVQSTALFLNNRGNQLSDRSIRKIVEKKIQQTAVQKKISPHAIRHSFATHLLNGGADLRTVQELLGHQSLKTTQIYTHVSKERLYTVYKNAHPRA